In Candidatus Limnocylindrales bacterium, a single window of DNA contains:
- the atpA gene encoding F0F1 ATP synthase subunit alpha — MGIRAEEISSIIKQQIAGFEAGIDVEEVGTVIEIGDGIARIYGLEKAMAGELLEFSHGVMGMVLNLEEDNVGAVLLGDYVAIKEGDTVKRTRRIAEVPVGDAMIGRVVNALGQPIDGKGPIPVTEYRPIERIAPGVVDRLPVNQPLQTGIKAIDSMIPIGRGQRELIIGDRQTGKTAILVDTIINQKGGDVICIYVAIGQKRSTVAQVVKTLEDYGAMDYTIVVSATASEPAPLQYIAPYAGCAMGEYYRDTGRHALVMYDDLSKHAVAYRQLSLLLRRPPGREAYPGDVFYLHSRLLERAAKLNNELGGGSLTALPVIETQAGDVSAYIPTNVISITDGQIYLESDLFYSGIRPAVNVGLSVSRVGGAAQTRAMKQVAGRLRLDLAQYREMAAFAQFGSELDKATQAQLARGERMVELLKQDQYQPLPMEKQVLIIYAGVNGFLDDLPVSKIRQFEREYYAFMDNKHPEIVQEIAEKKALSDELQKKINQAIEEFKRIFNEKV, encoded by the coding sequence ATGGGAATTCGAGCGGAGGAAATCAGTTCCATTATTAAGCAGCAAATAGCAGGTTTTGAAGCGGGGATCGATGTAGAAGAAGTGGGGACCGTTATCGAAATAGGAGATGGGATTGCCCGCATTTATGGATTAGAAAAGGCCATGGCCGGCGAGCTTCTGGAGTTTTCCCATGGAGTCATGGGAATGGTCTTAAACCTGGAAGAGGATAACGTGGGAGCAGTATTACTGGGGGACTACGTGGCCATTAAGGAAGGCGATACGGTTAAAAGGACCCGGCGCATCGCCGAAGTGCCCGTTGGAGATGCCATGATCGGTCGAGTTGTAAATGCATTGGGGCAACCCATCGACGGAAAGGGTCCCATCCCCGTCACCGAATACCGTCCCATTGAACGTATAGCTCCTGGGGTTGTCGATCGTCTTCCGGTCAATCAACCCCTACAAACGGGAATCAAAGCCATTGATTCCATGATTCCTATTGGACGGGGACAGCGTGAATTGATTATTGGAGATCGACAAACAGGAAAGACGGCTATTCTGGTCGATACCATTATTAACCAAAAGGGTGGGGACGTGATCTGTATTTACGTGGCGATTGGTCAGAAACGTTCCACAGTTGCCCAGGTCGTCAAAACCCTGGAAGATTATGGGGCAATGGATTATACCATTGTAGTCTCGGCAACAGCCAGCGAGCCGGCTCCCCTTCAGTACATTGCTCCCTATGCGGGATGTGCCATGGGCGAGTATTACCGGGATACCGGTCGACATGCCCTGGTGATGTATGATGATCTCTCCAAGCATGCCGTTGCTTACCGACAGCTCTCCCTTTTGTTACGACGACCACCAGGTCGTGAAGCTTATCCGGGAGACGTCTTTTACCTTCATTCCAGGCTCTTAGAGCGTGCAGCCAAGCTTAACAATGAACTGGGAGGGGGGAGTCTGACGGCCCTTCCGGTCATTGAAACTCAGGCGGGTGATGTTTCAGCTTATATTCCCACCAATGTCATTTCCATCACCGATGGACAGATCTACCTTGAATCCGACCTTTTTTATTCGGGCATTCGGCCTGCTGTTAATGTAGGCCTTTCTGTTTCTCGGGTTGGCGGAGCTGCTCAAACCAGAGCGATGAAACAGGTTGCCGGTAGATTGAGACTGGATCTGGCTCAATATCGAGAGATGGCGGCCTTTGCCCAGTTTGGAAGTGAGTTGGATAAAGCGACTCAAGCCCAACTGGCCCGGGGTGAAAGAATGGTTGAACTATTAAAACAGGATCAATATCAACCTCTCCCCATGGAAAAGCAGGTTCTGATCATCTACGCCGGAGTTAACGGTTTCCTGGATGACCTTCCGGTTTCAAAAATACGACAATTCGAGAGGGAGTACTACGCCTTTATGGATAACAAGCACCCTGAGATCGTCCAGGAAATAGCCGAGAAAAAAGCCCTATCCGATGAGCTTCAAAAGAAGATTAACCAGGCCATTGAAGAATTTAAGCGAATATTTAATGAGAAAGTATAG
- the atpH gene encoding ATP synthase F1 subunit delta, whose amino-acid sequence MRTTKVSKRYAKALVDLAKNQGKLEEVWEELSRLSNLLESEETLKYIFFNPSIAPVQKGLVLEEVSERIRLSPLTVNFLNLLLRKGRLQNLSDIIEQYRVLWDEILNRATAEVQSAIPLSEETKIRLREKLSQVTGKEIILRTSVNPELLGGIVTRIGSLVFDGSIRTQLDRVRERLVKG is encoded by the coding sequence TTGAGAACGACTAAAGTTTCTAAACGTTATGCAAAAGCCCTGGTAGATCTGGCGAAAAACCAGGGTAAGCTTGAGGAAGTCTGGGAAGAGCTTTCCCGACTTTCCAACCTTTTAGAAAGTGAAGAAACCTTAAAGTATATTTTTTTTAATCCTTCCATTGCACCTGTCCAGAAGGGCCTGGTTTTAGAAGAGGTATCAGAAAGAATTCGGTTATCTCCTCTGACTGTTAATTTCTTAAATCTATTGCTTCGGAAAGGACGTTTGCAGAATCTTTCAGATATTATAGAGCAATACCGGGTACTCTGGGATGAGATTCTCAATCGGGCTACGGCTGAAGTTCAAAGTGCAATTCCTTTATCCGAAGAAACCAAAATCCGGTTACGGGAAAAGTTAAGTCAGGTTACAGGTAAAGAGATTATCCTGAGAACCTCGGTAAATCCCGAACTCCTGGGGGGGATTGTAACCAGGATTGGAAGTCTTGTATTTGATGGAAGCATCCGTACCCAATTGGATCGTGTACGGGAGAGGTTGGTAAAAGGATAA
- the atpF gene encoding F0F1 ATP synthase subunit B, with the protein MLTKGFIILICLGLLCVVQPAGLSLAAEKDSREGGHSQAEGGSVAETLERLINFVIFAGILYVALRKPLMNFLDNHAEHIQKALKEAKEIQEEAIQKAEAYQTKLLSVEEEALKVKQEAEQDALEEKKKILAEAQTQAERLMTQVRFEVDQEVKKAKEELRTFAALLAVEIAEKKLRASLTESDQKKLVEEYIARMENLN; encoded by the coding sequence ATGTTAACAAAAGGGTTTATAATTCTAATCTGTTTAGGTTTGTTATGCGTCGTTCAGCCGGCCGGATTAAGCCTGGCGGCTGAGAAAGATAGTAGAGAAGGAGGACATTCCCAGGCAGAAGGGGGATCTGTGGCAGAAACTCTGGAACGGTTGATCAATTTCGTTATCTTCGCAGGAATTCTCTATGTCGCCCTGAGAAAACCTCTGATGAATTTTCTGGATAATCATGCCGAACACATTCAGAAAGCTTTAAAGGAAGCCAAGGAAATTCAAGAGGAGGCTATCCAAAAAGCAGAGGCTTATCAAACTAAACTGCTCTCTGTAGAAGAAGAAGCTTTGAAAGTAAAACAAGAAGCCGAGCAAGACGCTCTGGAGGAAAAGAAAAAAATTCTGGCCGAAGCTCAAACGCAGGCAGAAAGGTTGATGACCCAGGTAAGGTTTGAAGTAGATCAAGAGGTGAAAAAAGCAAAGGAAGAGCTCAGAACCTTTGCGGCTCTGTTAGCCGTGGAAATCGCTGAGAAAAAACTACGTGCCAGTCTGACAGAGTCTGACCAAAAGAAATTGGTCGAAGAGTATATTGCAAGGATGGAGAATCTGAATTGA
- a CDS encoding ATP synthase F0 subunit B has product MIKLDYTLIIQIINFLVLMFILTRLVFKPITNWLEKREEAIKSAFKDAEEARKKALELETEYQKRLLEAKKEAQELRKKIQTEALNEKMRLIEETQRKGEALIQKAKADMQADLEKAKADLRQQVEAFSNLIVEKILQK; this is encoded by the coding sequence GTGATTAAACTAGATTATACCCTCATAATTCAGATTATCAATTTCCTTGTGTTGATGTTCATTTTGACCCGACTGGTATTTAAGCCTATTACAAACTGGCTCGAGAAAAGGGAAGAAGCCATTAAAAGTGCATTTAAAGATGCCGAAGAGGCCAGAAAAAAAGCTCTGGAACTGGAAACGGAATACCAGAAAAGACTCCTGGAAGCCAAAAAAGAAGCTCAAGAACTTCGTAAGAAGATCCAGACCGAAGCTTTAAATGAAAAGATGCGTCTCATTGAAGAAACCCAAAGGAAAGGGGAAGCGTTAATTCAGAAGGCCAAAGCAGATATGCAGGCAGATCTGGAGAAGGCCAAGGCTGATCTTAGACAACAGGTGGAAGCCTTTTCTAATCTGATTGTGGAGAAAATCCTGCAGAAATAA
- a CDS encoding SAM-dependent chlorinase/fluorinase: MPEPIPLITLLTDFGLQDHYVGVMKGVIYQINPQARIVDLCHNVRPQDILQAAFLLRVSYSYFPKRTIHVVVVDPEVGTKRRPILVSTESYYFIAPDNGVLSYIYQTEPVGEIREITASHYFLHPVSQTFHGRDIFAPVAAWLSRGVAPSSCGELITDYKRFTIPVPTLVKEDILLGRILYIDRFGNLVSNITRKDFTEHLDKSPGKRFVIRIADRNLTRICHSYTEGSEGELIAIFGSSDFLEFSINKGNAAKTLGLQIGAEVLCKVA; this comes from the coding sequence ATGCCCGAACCAATTCCACTTATTACATTGCTCACCGATTTTGGACTTCAGGATCACTACGTGGGGGTTATGAAGGGGGTTATCTATCAGATTAACCCTCAGGCTCGAATTGTAGATCTTTGTCATAACGTCCGACCTCAGGATATCCTTCAGGCCGCCTTCTTATTAAGGGTTTCTTACAGTTACTTTCCCAAGAGAACGATCCATGTAGTGGTGGTCGACCCGGAAGTCGGAACCAAGCGACGCCCTATTCTGGTTTCGACGGAGTCCTATTACTTTATTGCGCCCGATAATGGGGTCCTTTCTTATATCTATCAAACAGAGCCTGTTGGGGAGATCCGTGAGATTACGGCCTCTCATTATTTTTTGCACCCGGTCAGTCAGACCTTTCACGGACGGGATATTTTTGCTCCTGTAGCTGCCTGGTTATCCCGGGGAGTTGCTCCGAGCTCCTGTGGGGAGCTTATTACCGATTATAAGAGATTTACTATTCCGGTTCCAACCCTGGTAAAAGAGGATATCCTCCTGGGACGAATCCTTTATATAGATCGATTTGGTAACCTTGTTTCTAATATTACGCGAAAGGATTTCACAGAACATCTGGATAAATCACCGGGGAAACGCTTTGTGATCCGAATTGCTGACCGTAACCTGACCAGGATTTGTCATTCCTATACCGAGGGAAGCGAAGGAGAACTTATAGCCATCTTTGGAAGCTCGGATTTCCTAGAATTTAGTATCAATAAAGGAAATGCAGCTAAAACCCTTGGTCTGCAAATAGGGGCCGAGGTGCTTTGTAAAGTTGCTTAA